One Cynocephalus volans isolate mCynVol1 chromosome 7, mCynVol1.pri, whole genome shotgun sequence genomic region harbors:
- the PCBD1 gene encoding pterin-4-alpha-carbinolamine dehydratase: MAGKAHRLSAEEREQLLPNLRAVGWNELEGRDAIFKQFHFKDFNRAFGFMTRVALQAEKLDHHPEWFNVYNKVQITLSTHECAGLSERDINLASFIEQVAVSMT, encoded by the exons ATG gCTGGCAAAGCACACAGGCTAAGTGCGGAGGAGAGGGAACAGCTGCTGCCTAACCTGAGGGCTGTGGGGTGGAACGAGCTAGAGGGCCGCGATGCCATCTTCAAGCAGTTCCATTTCAAAGACTTCAATAGG GCTTTCGGGTTCATGACAAGAGTGGCCCTGCAGGCTGAGAAACTGGACCACCATCCTGAATGGTTTAACGTGTACAACAAG GTCCAAATCACCCTGAGCACCCATGAGTGTGCCGGCCTTTCAGAACGGGACATAAACCTGGCCAGCTTCATCGAACAAGTAGCAGTGTCCATGACATAG